A single Glycine soja cultivar W05 chromosome 14, ASM419377v2, whole genome shotgun sequence DNA region contains:
- the LOC114384053 gene encoding uncharacterized protein LOC114384053 produces the protein MEEGDDDPPRVIFNHVFWAFNPCIEGFKYCKPLAQVDGTFLTGKYHGTLLTAIRQDGSRNNFPIAFEIVESETKEAWMWFLHYLQRYVTPQPNLCIISDRGTVFLAASQLEHVGWNGPDVSFVYCIRHITSNFNKQF, from the coding sequence ATGGAAGAAGGTGATGACGACCCTCCTAGGGTGATTTTTAATCATGTATTTTGGGCGTTTAATCCATGCATTGAAGGCTTCAAATATTGTAAGCCACTTGCGCAAGTAGATGGGACATTTTTAACTGGCAAATATCATGGTACTTTGTTGACTGCCATCAGACAAGATGGTAGTAGGAACAATTTTCCAATTGCTTTTGAAATTGTTGAGAGCGAGACTAAAGAAGCTTGGATGTGGTTCTTGCATTATTTGCAAAGATATGTTACACCGCAACCAAATTTGTGTATTATATCAGACAGGGGAACCGTTTTTCTAGCAGCTTCACAATTGGAACACGTTGGATGGAATGGACCAGATGTTTCGTTTGTGTATTGCATTCGCCACATTACatcaaatttcaacaaacagTTTTAA